One Methanohalophilus mahii DSM 5219 genomic window carries:
- a CDS encoding DNA-directed DNA polymerase: MTTNLPDQLEFQLIDADYFRQDNSPVIRLFGRSSEGKSICCQVPGFEPYFYVNCNADLEQVASDIKQKFEQVKAIEEVERFEPVGYQTTPIRMLKIITHDPGNVPEIRDDIATMPAVKEIYEADILFRNRFLIDRNLHGMGWMRLTPQEPLQNLPLCNITCSSEDVEEFERKEPAPLRHLAFDIECLPVDGNMPTPETSPVIMISISFAPAYQGKETIVLIAKPADGVDTDVETCQDEASMLSRFFEIFREYDPDVVTGYNSNDFDIPYVTDRVSILNKNGHRIISDVGRDGRSLAYRKIGTRTMVDITGRAVVDVLPLIRQEFSLKRYTLRNVSHELLGKEKLDVSPQDMEEYWEDDGAKLYEFINYARRDSELALELLMQLKLLDKHIAVSQVSGTLLQDVISGGQTNMVEQLLLSEYGKQNRVMSSKPDEHTSQQRRKLNENLKGGAVLEPHKGLHENVLVLDYKSLYPTIIMAHNLCYTTVVEDTNLKTDDLIISPTGDKFVKPHLYKGIVPSVLEDLLRRRSETKQIMKKTRDENQHRVLDATQLALKILLNSFYGYSGYARARLYSLGMAGSVTSIGRENIARTEEIVCSQIGSVVLRNDEVYFRDEAGEIGSDDKKVNLSIVYGDTDSVFVHCMDRDNRELSPDDLTLEESARVGSKVASLVTASLPDPMELEFEATARRVLLVAKKRYAQWLFEPAEGGWKDKIKVKGLETVRRDWCELTSNMLNRVLEYVLKEGNVEKAVEHVKTTVDRVRNLDVTRDSDIIDDLVLTKTFSKSPSSYKNKQPHLTVVEKIEQRTGMRPSIGERIPFVIVAGKDLFVNRAEDPDYVRQHNIALDVDYYIQKQLLPPVERILSVFGVNMATLDHDSRQKGLFDFSKSKPSDNGCQMNAEIREPEKEKLPESGNQSSLLDF, translated from the coding sequence ATGACCACAAACCTACCTGATCAGCTAGAATTCCAGCTCATAGATGCCGACTACTTCAGACAGGATAATTCTCCTGTAATCCGCCTGTTTGGGCGTTCCTCAGAAGGTAAAAGTATATGCTGTCAGGTACCCGGCTTTGAACCCTACTTTTATGTCAACTGTAATGCAGATCTGGAACAGGTTGCATCTGATATCAAACAAAAGTTCGAACAGGTAAAGGCCATTGAAGAGGTTGAGAGGTTTGAACCGGTAGGCTACCAGACCACACCCATCCGCATGTTAAAGATAATTACCCATGATCCGGGTAACGTACCTGAGATAAGGGATGATATAGCCACCATGCCTGCTGTAAAAGAGATCTACGAGGCAGATATCCTATTCAGGAACCGCTTTCTAATTGATAGGAACCTGCATGGGATGGGTTGGATGCGGTTAACCCCTCAGGAGCCCTTGCAGAATCTTCCTCTATGTAATATAACCTGCAGCAGTGAGGACGTGGAAGAATTTGAAAGAAAGGAACCTGCCCCTCTGAGACACCTGGCTTTTGACATCGAGTGTTTACCAGTGGATGGCAATATGCCCACCCCTGAAACTTCTCCAGTCATAATGATAAGTATCTCCTTTGCACCGGCCTATCAGGGCAAAGAAACCATAGTCCTGATAGCCAAGCCTGCTGATGGCGTGGACACTGATGTGGAAACCTGTCAGGATGAAGCTTCCATGTTGTCCAGATTTTTTGAGATCTTCAGGGAATACGATCCCGACGTAGTGACTGGCTACAACAGCAATGATTTTGATATTCCCTATGTAACAGATCGTGTATCCATTCTCAACAAAAATGGGCACAGAATAATATCAGATGTCGGCAGGGATGGCAGGAGTCTGGCTTACAGGAAAATAGGCACTCGCACAATGGTTGATATCACCGGCAGGGCCGTTGTAGATGTTTTGCCCCTTATAAGGCAGGAATTCAGCCTGAAACGCTATACACTCAGGAATGTCTCCCATGAATTGCTCGGCAAGGAAAAACTGGATGTTTCTCCTCAGGACATGGAAGAATATTGGGAGGACGACGGTGCCAAACTCTACGAGTTTATTAATTATGCCAGACGCGACTCCGAGCTTGCTCTTGAACTGCTTATGCAACTAAAATTGCTCGATAAGCATATAGCTGTATCCCAGGTCAGCGGTACCCTGCTTCAGGATGTGATAAGCGGTGGCCAGACCAATATGGTCGAACAATTGCTCCTGAGTGAATATGGCAAGCAGAACAGGGTCATGTCATCCAAACCCGATGAACACACTTCCCAGCAAAGAAGGAAGCTGAATGAGAACCTCAAAGGAGGGGCAGTCCTTGAACCTCACAAGGGGTTACATGAAAACGTGCTTGTGCTGGATTATAAGTCACTTTATCCCACTATTATAATGGCCCACAATCTCTGCTATACTACCGTTGTGGAAGATACCAATCTAAAAACAGATGACCTTATAATCTCTCCAACCGGAGATAAATTTGTCAAACCCCATCTGTATAAAGGCATCGTACCCTCGGTACTCGAGGACCTTTTGAGAAGGCGCAGTGAGACCAAGCAAATAATGAAAAAGACCCGGGATGAAAATCAACACCGTGTCCTTGATGCCACCCAGCTTGCCCTGAAAATCCTGCTCAACAGTTTTTATGGCTATTCCGGTTATGCACGGGCCCGTCTGTACAGTCTGGGAATGGCCGGCTCAGTAACAAGTATTGGCAGGGAAAATATCGCCCGCACCGAGGAGATTGTATGCAGCCAGATAGGCAGTGTGGTGCTCAGAAATGACGAGGTCTATTTCAGGGATGAAGCAGGCGAGATTGGATCTGATGACAAAAAAGTTAACCTTTCCATTGTTTACGGGGATACGGACAGTGTTTTTGTGCATTGTATGGACAGGGATAACAGGGAACTATCTCCTGATGACCTGACTTTGGAAGAATCTGCACGGGTGGGCAGTAAAGTTGCTTCCCTGGTAACAGCCTCCCTGCCGGATCCCATGGAACTGGAGTTCGAAGCCACCGCCAGGCGTGTCCTGCTCGTAGCAAAGAAACGCTATGCACAATGGCTGTTTGAACCTGCAGAAGGCGGCTGGAAGGATAAGATCAAGGTCAAGGGATTGGAAACCGTCAGGCGTGACTGGTGTGAGCTGACATCCAATATGTTAAACCGGGTACTGGAATATGTACTGAAAGAAGGTAATGTCGAAAAGGCAGTGGAACATGTGAAAACCACTGTGGACAGGGTGCGCAATCTGGACGTCACCCGGGATTCTGATATTATTGATGATCTGGTACTGACAAAGACCTTTTCCAAGAGCCCTTCAAGTTACAAAAACAAACAACCCCATCTCACCGTTGTGGAGAAGATAGAACAGCGTACAGGAATGCGTCCTTCCATTGGAGAGAGAATTCCCTTTGTGATAGTTGCGGGCAAGGATCTTTTTGTAAACCGTGCGGAAGATCCTGACTATGTCAGGCAGCACAATATAGCCCTGGATGTTGATTATTATATCCAGAAGCAGCTCCTTCCTCCGGTGGAACGTATCCTTTCGGTATTTGGTGTGAATATGGCAACCCTGGATCATGACTCCAGGCAAAAAGGGCTTTTTGATTTTTCAAAATCCAAACCTTCTGACAACGGATGTCAGATGAATGCCGAAATAAGGGAGCCTGAAAAGGAAAAACTTCCAGAAAGCGGCAACCAGAGTTCCCTTCTTGATTTCTGA
- a CDS encoding ABC transporter permease, with translation MFEFRIARRHIASKQRNTFFSVLAVALAVVVIVVLMSLMTGFTDELIEKTVENSPHIVVYPAEEKDAGIHLYDYYKSVIENTPKVTASSAYLEKQAVITYRDNSAGINIFGVVPPDEDNVMHLKPDIVKGNYEDLARSGKGILIGDELADDLETRPGEWIQINSPQAGDLSLKVIGIFDSGTGRDKSVAYARLETLQDFYDEKGTITAISMRVTDPYDAEKTALEIEKATGLKADSWIEINSQLLELLNTQKVLVWIYYILIYITAGFGIANTLINIVMDKKSEIGMLMAMGTSRKSITKIFLIESTILGAFGLMLGLVVGYFTAVAIGSYEIELPAEMYLGLTRMPMKIETMNFLYAAIFAFIINMIAGVYPARKASKLDPVEAIESI, from the coding sequence ATGTTCGAATTCAGGATTGCACGCAGACATATCGCTTCAAAACAGCGCAATACATTCTTTTCCGTTCTTGCTGTAGCGCTTGCCGTAGTGGTCATTGTGGTCCTGATGTCCCTAATGACCGGATTTACCGATGAACTGATAGAAAAAACAGTGGAAAACTCTCCTCATATAGTGGTGTATCCTGCAGAGGAAAAGGATGCAGGTATACATCTCTATGATTACTATAAATCTGTAATTGAAAACACACCGAAGGTTACCGCTTCCTCTGCATACCTTGAAAAACAGGCCGTGATTACATACCGGGATAATTCCGCAGGGATCAACATATTCGGGGTGGTTCCTCCGGATGAAGACAATGTGATGCACCTTAAACCCGATATTGTGAAGGGGAATTATGAAGACCTTGCCAGAAGTGGCAAAGGTATCCTTATCGGGGATGAGCTGGCCGATGACCTGGAAACAAGACCTGGGGAATGGATACAGATCAATTCCCCTCAAGCCGGCGACCTTTCGCTGAAAGTTATCGGGATTTTTGACAGTGGCACCGGCCGGGACAAAAGTGTTGCCTATGCAAGACTGGAAACCCTGCAGGATTTTTATGATGAGAAGGGAACAATTACCGCAATATCCATGCGTGTCACAGATCCCTACGATGCAGAGAAAACCGCTTTGGAAATTGAAAAAGCAACAGGTCTAAAGGCTGATAGCTGGATTGAGATCAACAGTCAACTCCTGGAGTTACTCAATACCCAGAAGGTGCTTGTGTGGATTTACTATATCCTGATCTATATTACCGCAGGGTTTGGTATTGCCAACACACTGATCAATATTGTCATGGACAAGAAAAGTGAAATAGGAATGCTCATGGCAATGGGCACTTCCAGAAAAAGCATCACAAAAATATTCCTTATAGAATCCACGATCCTGGGAGCTTTCGGCCTGATGCTGGGTCTTGTAGTGGGATATTTTACAGCTGTGGCAATCGGGTCCTACGAAATAGAATTGCCTGCCGAAATGTATCTGGGACTTACACGTATGCCCATGAAGATCGAGACAATGAATTTCCTTTATGCAGCAATTTTTGCTTTTATAATAAATATGATCGCGGGAGTGTATCCGGCAAGAAAGGCATCAAAGCTGGATCCCGTGGAAGCCATAGAAAGTATATGA